One genomic window of Hippopotamus amphibius kiboko isolate mHipAmp2 chromosome 10, mHipAmp2.hap2, whole genome shotgun sequence includes the following:
- the GART gene encoding trifunctional purine biosynthetic protein adenosine-3 isoform X4 gives MAARVLVIGNGGREHTLAWKLAQSNHVKQVLVTPGNAGTACSEKISNTDISISDHTALAQFCKDEKIEFVVVGPEAPLAAGIVGNLTSAGVRCFGPTAEAAQLESSKRFAKEFMDRHGIPTAQWRAFTKPEEACAFIMSADFPALVVKASGLAAGKGVVVAKSKEEACKAVWEIMQDKAFGEAGEIIVIEELLEGEEVSCLCFTDGRTVAPMPPAQDHKRLLEGDQGPNTGGMGAYCPAPQVSKDLLLKIKNTILQRTVDGMQQEGVPYTGILYAGIMLTKNGPKVLEFNCRFGDPECQVILPLLKSDLYEVIQSTLDGLLCTSLPVWLDNHTAVTVVMASEGYPGAYTKGVEITGFPEAQALGLEVFQAGTALKNGKVVTNGGRVLTVTAIQENLLSALEEARKGLAAIKFEGAVYRRDIGYRAIAFLQQPRGLTYKESGVDIAAGNTLVKKIKPLAKATSRPGCDVDLGGFAGLFDLKAAGFNNPLLACGTDGVGTKLKIAQQCHKHDTIGQDLVAMCVNDILAQGAEPLFFLDYFSCGKLDLSTAEAVIAGIATACEKAGCALLGGETAEMPDMYPPGEYDLAGFAVGAMERDQKLPHLERITEGDAVIGIASSGLHSNGFSLVRKIVAKSSLQYSSPAPDGCGDQTLGDLLLTPTRIYSHSLLPVLRSGHVKAFAHITGGGLLENIPRVLPQKFGVDLDAQNWRIPRVFSWLQQEGHLSEEEMAKTFNCGIGAALVVSKDLTKQVLQDIQQHEEDAWVIGSVVACPEGSPRVKVKHLIETMQINSSVLEHGTLQNHFSVQPKKARVAVLISGTGSNLQALIDSTREPSSSAHIVVVISNKAAVAGLDKAGRAGIPTKGKCSTSTHPCSLRLRVQMPMNKSWMPGSQSLGAPCTS, from the exons ATGGCAGCCCGAGTACTTGTAATTGGCAATGGAGGAAGGGAACATACGCTGGCCTGGAAACTTGCACAGTCTAATCACGTCAAACAAGTGTTGGTTACCCCAGGAAATGCAGGCACTGCCTGCTCAGAGAAGATTTCAAATACTG ACATCTCAATCAGTGACCACACTGCCCTTGCACAGTTCtgcaaagatgagaaaattgaatttgtagttgTTGGACCAGAGGCACCTCTGGCTGCTG GAATTGTTGGGAACCTGACATCTGCAGGAGTGCGATGCTTTGGCCCCACAGCAGAAGCAGCTCAGTTAGAGTCCAGCAAGAGGTTTGCCAAAGAGTTTATGGACCGACATGGAATCCCAACTGCACAATGGAGAGCTTTCACCAAACCTGAAGAAGCCTGTGCCTTCATTATGAG TGCAGACTTCCCCGCTTTGGTTGTGAAGGCCAGTGGTCTTGCAGCTGGGAAAGGGGTAGTTGTTGCAAAGAGCAAAGAAGAGGCCTGCAAAGCTGTATGGGAGATTATGCAG GATAAAGCTTTTGGAGAAGCTGGAGAAATAATTGTCATTGAAGAACTTCTTGAAGGAGAAGAGGTGTCT TGTCTGTGCTTCACCGATGGAAGAACTGTGGCCCCCATGCCCCCAGCACAGGACCATAAGCGATTGCTGGAGGGAGATCAGGGCCCCAACACAGGGGGAATGGGAGCCTATTGTCCAGCACCTCAG GTTTCTAAGGACTTgttgctaaaaattaaaaataccatccTTCAGAGGACAGTGGATGGCATGCAGCAGGAGGGTGTGCCTTACACAG GTATCCTCTATGCTGGTATAATGCTGACCAAGAATGGCCCAAAAGTTCTGGAGTTTAATTGCCGTTTTGGTGATCCAGAGTGCCAA GTGATCCTCCCACTTCTTAAAAGTGACCTTTATGAAGTGATTCAGTCTACCTTAGACGGCCTGCTCTGCACATCTCTGCCTGTTTGGCTTGACAACCACACTGCTGTAACTGTGGTCATGGCAAGTGAAGGTTATCCAGGAGCCTACACCAAAGGTGTAGAGATAACAG GGTTTCCTGAGGCTCAAGCTTTAGGACTGGAGGTGTTCCAAGCAGGCACTGCCCTGAAAAATGGCAAAGTGGTGACTAATGGGGGTAGGGTCCTTACAGTCACTGCCATCCAGGAAAATCTCCTCTCAGCCCTTGAAGAAGCCAGGAAAGGACTAGCTGCTATAAAGTTTGAGGGAGCTGTTTATAGGAGGGACATTGGCTATCGTGCCATAGCTTTCCTCCAGCAGCCCAG agGCCTGACTTACAAGGAATCTGGGGTAGACATTGCAGCTGGAAATACGCTGGTCAAGAAAATTAAGCCTTTAGCAAAAGCCACCTCCAGACCAG GCTGTGATGTTGATCTTGGAGGTTTTGCTGGTCTTTTTGATTTGAAGGCAGCCGGTTTCAACAATCCTCTTCTGGCCTGTGGAACAGATGGTGTTGGAACTAAACTGAAG ATTGCCCAGCAGTGCCATAAACATGATACCATTGGTCAGGATTTGGTTGCAATGTGTGTAAATGATATTCTGGCACAAGGAGCAGAGCCCCTCTTTTTCCTCGATTACTTTTCCTGTGGAAAACTTGACCTCAGCACGGCTGAAGCTGTTATCGCTGGAATTGCTACAGCTTGTGAAAAAGCTGGATGTGCTCTCCTTG GAGGTGAAACGGCAGAAATGCCTGACATGTACCCTCCGGGAGAGTATGACCTAGCCGGTTTTGCCGTTGGCGCCATGGAGCGGGATCAGAAACTACCTCACCTGGAAAGAATCACGGAAGGGGATGCTGTTATTGGAATAGCTTCATCTGGTCTTCACAGCAATGGATTTAGCCTTGTGAGGAAAATTGTAGCAAAATCTTCCCTCCAGTACTCCTCTCCAGCACCTGATGGTTGTGGTGACCAGACCTTAG GTGACTTGCTTCTAACTCCAACCAGAATCTACAGTCATTCACTGTTACCTGTCCTACGTTCAGGACATGTTAAGGCCTTTGCGCATATCACCGGTGGAGGATTGCTAGAAAACATCCCCCGAGTCCTCCCTCAGAAATTTGGAGTGGATTTGG ATGCCCAGAACTGGAGGATCCCCAGGGTCTTCTCATGGTTACAGCAGGAAGGACACCTCTCTGAAGAAGAGATGGCCAAAACATTTAACTGTGGGATTGGGGCTGCCTTGGTGGTATCAAAGGATCTGACAAAGCAGGTTCTACAGGATATTCAGCAGCACGAGGAAGACGCCTGGGTGATCGGCAGTGTGGTTGCATGTCCTGAAG GTTCTCCTCGTGTGAAAGTCAAGCATCTGATTGAAACCATGCAAATAAATTCATCCGTACTGGAGCATGGCACCCTGCAAAATCATTTCTCTGTTCAACCCAAAAAGGCAAGAGTAGCTGTCTTAATATCTGGGACAG GATCGAACCTCCAAGCTCTCATAGACAGTACTAGGGAGCCAAGTAGCTCTGCACACATTGTTGTTGTGATCTCCAACAAAGCTGCAGTGGCTGGCTTAGACAAAGCAGGAAGAGCCGGAATTCCCACCAAA GGAAAATGCTCAACATCCACCCATCCTTGCTCCCTTCGTTTAAGGGTTCAAATGCCCATGAACAAGTCCTGGATGCCGGGGTCACAGTCACTGGGTGCACCGTGCACTTCGTAG